In one window of Synechococcus sp. M16CYN DNA:
- the purB gene encoding adenylosuccinate lyase — MIERYTLPEMGAIWSEKAKFQSWLDVEIAATTANCQLGRVPQEALKTIKTKASFSVNRILEIEKEIHHDVIAFLTNVNEYVGDAGRYIHVGMTSSDVLDTGLALQMKRSIVLLRMELGALADALRKLARLHKDTQMIGRSHGIHGEPITFGFKVAGWLAETERNRTRLERLEADVAIGQISGAMGTYANTDPQVEAISCEILGLKPDTVSTQVISRDRHADYVQTLALVAASLERFSTEIRNLQRTDVLEVEENFAKEQKGSSAMPHKRNPIRSERISGLARILRSYTIAALENVTLWHERDISHSATERMMLPDCSTTLHFMLHEMTAVVRSLSVYPENMRRNMNVYGGVVFSQRILLALIGAGMSREKAYRIVQRNAHMAWNNTAGNFRANLESDTEVTSRLSTSQLDSCFSIDVHQENLDVVWHRLAI, encoded by the coding sequence GTGATCGAGCGCTATACCCTCCCTGAGATGGGAGCCATTTGGAGTGAAAAAGCCAAATTTCAAAGTTGGCTCGACGTGGAAATTGCTGCTACAACAGCCAATTGCCAACTCGGTCGTGTCCCCCAGGAAGCCCTTAAGACGATCAAAACGAAGGCATCTTTTTCTGTTAATAGGATTCTCGAGATTGAAAAGGAAATCCATCACGACGTCATTGCTTTTCTTACTAACGTGAACGAATATGTGGGGGATGCTGGGCGGTATATTCACGTTGGCATGACCAGCTCCGATGTACTAGATACAGGGCTAGCGCTGCAGATGAAGCGATCTATTGTTCTTCTTCGCATGGAACTGGGTGCTCTCGCTGATGCCCTCAGGAAATTGGCTCGTTTGCATAAGGATACGCAAATGATCGGCCGCTCCCATGGAATCCACGGCGAGCCAATTACCTTTGGCTTTAAAGTAGCTGGATGGTTAGCAGAGACCGAACGAAATCGCACTAGACTCGAGCGGTTAGAGGCTGACGTAGCTATCGGGCAGATCAGTGGCGCGATGGGCACTTATGCCAACACTGACCCTCAGGTAGAAGCCATTAGTTGTGAGATTCTTGGTTTAAAACCAGACACCGTAAGCACCCAGGTGATCTCGCGGGATCGACATGCTGATTATGTTCAAACCTTGGCCCTTGTCGCGGCCTCTTTAGAGCGCTTCTCCACAGAAATCCGCAACCTTCAACGGACAGATGTTCTCGAAGTGGAAGAGAATTTCGCTAAAGAACAAAAAGGCAGCTCGGCTATGCCTCACAAACGAAACCCAATCCGTAGTGAACGGATCAGCGGACTCGCAAGAATTCTACGCAGCTACACAATTGCGGCTTTAGAAAATGTGACCTTGTGGCATGAGCGGGACATCAGTCACAGCGCAACCGAGCGAATGATGTTGCCGGACTGCTCAACCACTTTGCACTTCATGTTGCATGAAATGACCGCTGTGGTAAGAAGTCTAAGTGTTTATCCCGAAAATATGCGCCGTAATATGAACGTGTACGGCGGTGTAGTGTTCAGCCAAAGAATATTGTTAGCCCTCATCGGTGCCGGTATGAGTCGTGAAAAGGCATACCGCATAGTCCAACGTAATGCCCACATGGCCTGGAACAATACAGCAGGAAACTTCCGAGCCAACCTTGAATCCGACACAGAGGTGACAAGCCGACTTTCAACCAGTCAGCTGGACAGTTGCTTTAGCATCGATGTGCATCAAGAGAATCTTGATGTGGTATGGCACAGGTTAGCTATCTGA
- a CDS encoding GNAT family N-acetyltransferase: MVLTGSDTRGDVFLPTGWNSSNRNSSRLFTLNGLELHLISGSQFGPVAKAVGALRESTYRQQLSGLGHSHDLDGRDFSYDHLLLLDVYSGALAGSARLQFILVATPTTELPNSKQSYLEHVYPGINQLLAAREHHVEIGRVALAKRFQRQPHSLMALFRGGLLISALSGYKTLHGLVSYNHFAFSQPVNQVFLSALMRPPYRRTGVTLPAPRHPVPTIIAMNEPHPINNVQALELAIRKQHAEDFRLPVLLRQYFNLVGAQVCDLSLAKDFNQITEILMVADLDSLPKERLNYFIDVPHQPVYRHFSWYRGEE, translated from the coding sequence ATGGTGCTGACGGGTTCTGATACTCGAGGTGATGTTTTTCTCCCAACAGGATGGAATAGCTCCAATCGAAATAGCAGTCGCCTTTTTACCCTCAACGGGCTTGAGCTACATCTGATTTCAGGCTCTCAGTTTGGTCCAGTTGCCAAAGCTGTTGGAGCGTTACGAGAGTCGACATATCGACAACAGCTATCTGGATTAGGTCATAGCCACGATCTGGATGGACGAGACTTTTCATACGATCATCTCCTGCTTCTTGATGTCTATAGTGGCGCCCTAGCTGGATCTGCTCGACTTCAATTCATTCTGGTAGCCACACCAACAACAGAACTCCCGAATAGTAAGCAGTCCTATTTAGAGCATGTCTACCCTGGCATCAATCAGTTGTTGGCTGCGCGCGAACATCACGTCGAGATTGGACGGGTTGCGCTTGCAAAACGATTCCAACGTCAACCCCATTCGCTCATGGCGTTGTTCCGTGGGGGGCTCCTGATTTCTGCGCTGTCTGGGTACAAGACCCTACATGGCCTAGTTTCCTATAATCATTTCGCCTTTAGCCAACCAGTCAATCAAGTCTTTCTGAGTGCCTTAATGCGTCCTCCTTATCGCAGGACAGGTGTAACGCTTCCTGCGCCGCGTCACCCTGTTCCAACAATCATTGCCATGAACGAACCTCATCCGATCAATAACGTTCAGGCATTGGAATTAGCTATACGCAAGCAACATGCTGAAGATTTTCGCCTGCCGGTGCTGTTGCGGCAGTACTTCAACTTAGTAGGAGCGCAAGTCTGCGACTTGTCTCTCGCCAAAGATTTCAACCAGATAACTGAAATCTTGATGGTCGCCGATTTAGACAGTCTTCCCAAAGAACGGCTGAACTACTTCATCGATGTTCCTCATCAACCCGTCTACCGGCACTTCAGTTGGTATCGAGGTGAGGAATAA
- a CDS encoding acyl carrier protein, giving the protein MLVLAERPTNKQALEGSLIEILHGISGADPATITANARLIEDIGIDSLGFYEILIEANTRFGIRIPEETLLQFRTVGDIQVHLESLEIRPPNAENA; this is encoded by the coding sequence GTGCTGGTATTGGCCGAGAGACCAACTAACAAGCAAGCGCTAGAGGGCAGCCTCATTGAAATTCTGCATGGTATCTCGGGTGCTGACCCAGCCACGATCACGGCCAACGCGCGATTAATAGAGGATATTGGAATTGACTCTCTAGGTTTCTATGAGATTTTGATCGAAGCCAACACCCGTTTTGGAATTCGGATACCAGAAGAAACACTGCTGCAATTCCGCACAGTCGGCGATATCCAAGTGCACTTGGAATCGCTAGAAATCAGGCCTCCCAATGCCGAAAACGCCTGA
- a CDS encoding polysaccharide biosynthesis/export family protein, whose amino-acid sequence MLITLRSGFSAGIAAAWMLSVSLLWTGSVRAEERRNSLKVPSRPAQTDVSVTTTVSHFPVSTYRYRLGPGDKLEISVFKIEGYEARVQVLSDGTINLPRLGTIEVWGLTLDEARQRITNGYSQFLRRPIVYLNLLSQRPIRVTVSGEVRRPGIYTLQVNSTKSNVDLDLGSGGGWPTLVDAIARAGGITALGDLSGLELMRLDPENNGKSKLYRFDYLTVLKHGGHAPNPLIYDGDSIRVVRVRSPNSSDLIMGSVSNFSSRLIRVVVLGEVRSPGAVQITPNSPLSRAVLQAGGITPVRGSAIKVAIVRTERDGSSSVKKVTYSPDALLNSPNNPPLRQGDIVVIDRNVRTQIIDSINAALEPLNPIANAMSVLRVLGLLTPLSTGD is encoded by the coding sequence ATGCTCATCACTCTTCGCTCTGGATTCTCTGCAGGCATAGCCGCCGCTTGGATGCTGAGTGTTTCGCTCTTATGGACCGGGAGCGTACGAGCTGAAGAACGGCGTAATTCGCTCAAAGTTCCTTCTCGCCCTGCTCAGACTGATGTCTCCGTGACTACTACTGTGAGTCATTTCCCTGTGTCGACCTATCGGTATCGACTGGGTCCTGGCGACAAGTTGGAGATATCTGTCTTCAAAATCGAGGGCTATGAGGCAAGGGTGCAAGTACTCAGTGACGGTACAATCAATCTTCCACGACTGGGAACAATTGAAGTCTGGGGATTGACATTGGATGAAGCTCGTCAGCGAATTACCAACGGCTATAGTCAGTTTTTGCGTCGTCCAATTGTATACCTGAATTTGCTATCACAGCGTCCAATCAGGGTAACTGTGAGCGGTGAAGTGCGACGTCCAGGTATTTATACTTTACAAGTTAATTCCACCAAATCTAATGTTGATTTAGATTTGGGTAGTGGTGGTGGTTGGCCAACACTTGTCGATGCGATTGCTAGAGCTGGAGGAATTACAGCTCTAGGTGATTTATCAGGCTTGGAGTTAATGCGTCTTGATCCCGAGAATAATGGCAAAAGCAAACTTTATAGATTTGATTACTTAACTGTTTTAAAGCATGGTGGACATGCTCCAAACCCACTCATTTACGATGGCGATAGTATCCGAGTGGTTCGAGTTAGGTCCCCGAATAGCTCAGATCTAATTATGGGATCTGTTTCAAATTTTTCTAGTAGGCTCATTCGAGTTGTAGTCCTTGGCGAGGTTCGTTCACCTGGAGCTGTTCAAATTACCCCGAACTCACCACTCTCTAGGGCTGTACTGCAAGCTGGTGGAATTACCCCTGTACGTGGCAGCGCAATCAAGGTCGCCATCGTTCGGACCGAACGTGATGGATCGTCTTCTGTGAAAAAAGTGACATATAGCCCTGATGCATTATTGAACAGTCCAAATAATCCACCTTTACGTCAGGGCGACATCGTTGTAATTGATCGGAATGTGCGCACCCAGATCATCGACAGCATAAACGCCGCTCTTGAACCTTTGAATCCAATAGCTAACGCTATGTCAGTGCTCCGAGTTCTCGGGTTGTTAACGCCATTGAGTACCGGTGATTGA
- a CDS encoding beta-ketoacyl-[acyl-carrier-protein] synthase family protein: MPKTPERSAIVGWGSITPIGSDPWSTWQAAVAGRSGIRALTESWSFDLPTRIAGRVPDTIFTKLEPILRRRSDRCTQLALLAARQAWAMALKRTPGVDPDRVAVVIGTGIGGLSTMHEQHMQLSDGGPSSVNPLTVPMLIPDAPAGQVAIDLEIHGGVHTPVSACASGAEAMMLAQMLLNDDRADLVLAGGAEAPINRLGLVGFSAMRALSSRNNAPEQASRPYSSNRDGFVLSEGAGILALTRDSDAPAGAALGWQLAGGISSDGHHIVAPEPQGIQASRAVEDALRRADVDPADLCAIQAHATGTNLGDLAEARALKLSLGVVVEHLPVYAPKGQLGHLLGAAGSVEAILGIQSLREGIVPQSINANPLDTEINLDVTASGPVKLSSSEPERLMLKNAFGFGGHNVSLVLAAPCNIAEQRD; this comes from the coding sequence ATGCCGAAAACGCCTGAACGTTCGGCCATCGTTGGCTGGGGTTCAATAACCCCGATTGGTTCTGATCCATGGTCCACCTGGCAAGCGGCTGTAGCAGGCCGGTCAGGAATCCGGGCTTTAACGGAATCCTGGAGCTTCGACCTGCCAACACGTATCGCCGGACGAGTTCCCGATACAATCTTCACAAAGCTGGAACCGATTCTACGCAGACGATCGGATCGCTGTACACAGCTGGCTCTACTGGCAGCACGCCAAGCCTGGGCCATGGCCTTAAAAAGAACACCGGGGGTCGATCCTGATCGCGTGGCTGTGGTGATCGGGACAGGGATTGGTGGCCTATCAACCATGCATGAGCAACACATGCAGCTTTCAGACGGGGGACCGTCAAGCGTCAATCCCCTTACCGTGCCAATGCTGATCCCCGATGCACCTGCCGGCCAAGTAGCAATCGATTTAGAGATCCATGGGGGGGTGCATACTCCTGTCTCCGCTTGTGCTTCAGGAGCCGAGGCAATGATGTTAGCTCAAATGCTGCTCAATGACGACCGAGCAGACCTGGTACTCGCAGGCGGAGCAGAAGCGCCTATAAATCGTCTTGGATTAGTAGGATTCTCAGCGATGCGAGCTCTATCATCCCGCAACAATGCTCCGGAACAGGCGTCACGGCCATACAGCAGTAACCGAGATGGATTCGTGTTATCCGAAGGAGCTGGTATACTGGCACTGACACGCGATAGCGACGCTCCTGCCGGGGCAGCCCTAGGCTGGCAGCTAGCCGGTGGCATCAGCAGCGATGGCCACCACATCGTGGCTCCAGAACCACAGGGGATACAGGCGAGTCGTGCGGTTGAAGATGCTTTACGCCGGGCTGATGTCGACCCTGCTGATTTGTGTGCCATCCAAGCCCACGCTACCGGAACTAACCTAGGCGACCTCGCTGAAGCTCGTGCCCTTAAGCTCAGTCTAGGAGTGGTGGTCGAGCATCTTCCCGTTTACGCCCCAAAAGGTCAATTAGGTCATTTGTTAGGAGCAGCCGGATCTGTAGAAGCCATCTTGGGGATTCAATCCTTGCGGGAAGGCATCGTACCGCAAAGCATCAACGCCAATCCGCTAGATACCGAGATTAACCTAGATGTAACTGCATCAGGTCCTGTCAAGCTTTCTTCCTCGGAACCTGAGCGCCTAATGCTGAAAAACGCTTTTGGCTTTGGCGGACACAATGTCAGTTTAGTCCTAGCCGCTCCCTGTAATATTGCTGAACAACGCGACTAA
- a CDS encoding capsular biosynthesis protein, with amino-acid sequence MVNSLGRERMPVLVQVRIDGPVLLLMGPIGLFFARLSRYLRKCGVPVTKVAFPLREFGFPSNLKVAFRGDMKEWRPFVRRLIQDRGIRHIFMYGDFIIPHRVAIEEAQTLGIEAWVFELGYLRPNYVTLERDRVNARSNLNKPASFYRNLAPVDQLPQGIVLDPGWRWRKAWKAPTFIQHAFTDYPIIEREHKLQPSPSFLWCQMRGIWRYWLYRWKERGLKRRLLEHVSFFLAVLQVSSDSQIQTGSPYRGMHDFIEDVIHSFAKHAHVSDQLTFKHHPRDRGYNNYEVLIGLLARRYAVADRVHYFHDGPLSTYLRVCRGVVTVNSTVGLQALFHAVPTKTMGSAFYDLEGLTDQKSLDDFWRNPYLSDRSLFYRFYNHLITSTQVNGNFDGDFPFRTTFPVGLEARQLDPIPTLPELKSRPIRSLLTPITRTLSRLAWAVLGFVLYSLQLPAVLLGRRDWAAQLMTLASAVALRALGIQVVVDDSQRSEQPGIPLVHIFNHRSPCDGLVIQSILRMPGLTTAQLHLRWVLPGYAAAARNAGSAVLDHRQPQSRLAGLMSASKLLKDCGEIMIAPNGSLVTPIEERASPSAWMLAQYHGGCVVPWVFHYESLDDAVGAFYKPLQLLLRRLTAPPGIIHCRCGRSSDLKLPQNPKDRDGFSRVVQQYYRERLGLN; translated from the coding sequence AGGTTGCTTTCCGAGGCGACATGAAAGAATGGCGACCATTCGTGCGTCGCCTAATTCAAGACCGCGGTATTCGTCATATTTTCATGTATGGAGACTTTATAATCCCTCACCGGGTAGCTATTGAAGAAGCCCAGACTCTCGGCATCGAAGCCTGGGTTTTCGAGCTCGGCTACCTACGGCCAAACTATGTAACCCTAGAGCGTGATCGAGTCAACGCACGCTCTAATCTAAACAAGCCTGCGTCATTTTACAGGAACTTGGCTCCTGTAGATCAGCTCCCGCAGGGGATTGTCCTTGATCCGGGGTGGCGTTGGCGTAAAGCATGGAAAGCTCCCACTTTTATTCAACATGCTTTTACCGACTACCCGATTATCGAAAGAGAGCACAAACTGCAGCCTTCTCCAAGTTTCTTATGGTGCCAGATGCGCGGGATTTGGCGCTATTGGTTGTATCGCTGGAAGGAAAGAGGTCTCAAACGACGTTTGCTGGAACATGTGTCGTTCTTTCTTGCTGTTCTCCAGGTTTCCAGCGACTCCCAGATCCAGACAGGATCTCCTTACCGGGGCATGCACGATTTCATCGAAGACGTAATCCATTCCTTTGCGAAGCATGCCCACGTCTCAGATCAACTGACCTTTAAGCATCATCCGCGAGATCGCGGTTACAATAATTATGAGGTTTTGATTGGCTTATTAGCTAGACGCTATGCGGTTGCCGACCGGGTACATTACTTTCACGATGGCCCATTGAGCACTTACCTGCGTGTTTGTCGCGGTGTGGTCACGGTAAACAGCACTGTGGGCCTTCAGGCTTTGTTTCACGCAGTACCCACAAAGACTATGGGCAGCGCGTTTTACGACTTGGAGGGACTGACTGATCAGAAATCCTTAGATGACTTCTGGCGTAATCCTTACCTCAGTGATAGGTCCCTCTTCTATCGCTTTTACAATCACCTGATAACAAGCACACAGGTGAACGGCAATTTTGACGGAGATTTTCCGTTTCGTACAACCTTCCCTGTTGGCCTAGAAGCACGTCAACTGGACCCAATCCCCACATTGCCCGAATTGAAATCTCGTCCAATTCGAAGTCTGCTGACCCCGATTACTCGCACACTATCACGATTAGCATGGGCTGTTCTCGGTTTTGTGCTTTACAGTTTGCAGCTGCCAGCCGTGCTATTAGGCCGACGGGATTGGGCTGCGCAGCTGATGACTTTGGCCTCAGCCGTTGCCCTGCGGGCCCTAGGGATTCAAGTGGTAGTGGATGACAGCCAGCGCTCTGAGCAACCGGGTATCCCATTAGTCCATATCTTTAACCACCGCAGTCCTTGTGATGGCCTTGTAATTCAATCAATACTTAGGATGCCTGGTCTAACTACGGCACAACTCCATCTTAGGTGGGTGCTACCTGGCTACGCTGCTGCTGCCCGTAATGCTGGTTCGGCTGTGCTGGATCACCGTCAACCCCAGTCACGTCTGGCTGGTCTGATGAGTGCATCCAAGCTGTTGAAAGATTGCGGAGAAATCATGATCGCTCCCAATGGATCTCTGGTAACACCGATAGAGGAACGCGCTTCACCAAGCGCCTGGATGCTCGCTCAGTACCATGGTGGCTGCGTTGTGCCTTGGGTCTTTCACTATGAAAGCCTGGATGATGCGGTCGGAGCATTCTACAAACCGCTACAGCTGTTGTTGCGTCGTCTCACGGCACCTCCGGGAATCATTCATTGCCGATGCGGACGCTCATCAGACCTGAAACTCCCGCAAAACCCTAAAGACCGTGATGGTTTTAGTCGCGTTGTTCAGCAATATTACAGGGAGCGGCTAGGACTAAACTGA